A region from the Chionomys nivalis chromosome 22, mChiNiv1.1, whole genome shotgun sequence genome encodes:
- the Gorasp2 gene encoding Golgi reassembly-stacking protein 2 yields the protein MGSSQSVEIPGGGTEGYHVLRVQENSPGHRAGLEPFFDFIVSINGSRLNKDNDTLKDLLKANVEKPVKMLIYSSKTLELRETSVTPSNLWGGQGLLGVSIRFCSFDGANENVWHVLEVESNSPAALAGLRPHSDYIIGADTVMNESEDLFSLIETHEAKPLKLYVYNTDTDNCREVIITPNSAWGGEGSLGCGIGYGYLHRIPTRPFEEGKKISLPGQVTGTPVTPLKDGFTEVQLSSVSPPSLSPPGTAGIEQSLSGLSISSSPPAVSSVLSTGVPTVPLLPQVNQSLASVPPVNPATTLPSLMPLTGGLPNLSNLPSLPNFNLPAPHIMPGVTLPELGNPGLPPLPSLPPRNLTGIAPLPLPSEFLPPFPLVPEGSSAASAGEPLSSLPATGPPSDPAMTTAKAEVASSLTVDVTAPASKVPATVEDRVGDSTPAIEKSVSAVTDANASESS from the exons GTACAGGAAAATTCCCCAGGACACAGAGCTGGGCTGGAGCCTTTCTTTGACTTTATCGTTTCTATTAACGGCTCGAGATTA aATAAAGACAATGATACTCTCAAGGATCTACTGAAAGCCAATGTTGAAAAGCCTGTAAAAATGCTCATCTATAGTAGTAAGACCCTAGAGCTTCGGGAGACCTCAGTTACACCCAGCAACTTGTGGGGTGGCCAGGGCTTGCTGGGGGTGAGCATCCGTTTCTGCAGCTTCGATGGAGCCAACGAAAACGTTTGGCATGTGCTG GAAGTGGAGTCAAATTCCCCAGCAGCACTGGCAGGACTGAGACCTCACAGCGATTACATCATCGGAGCAGATACTGTCATGAATGAG TCCGAAGACCTGTTCAGCCTTATTGAGACACATGAAGCGAAGCCCCTGAAGCTCTACGTGTACAACACCGACACGGACAACTGTCGAGAAGTGATCATCACACCAAACTCGGCCTGGGGTGGGGAAGGCAG cCTTGGATGTGGCATTGGCTATGGCTATTTGCACCGGATACCTACGCGCCCatttgaagaaggaaagaaaatttccCTTCCAGGACAAGTGACCGGTACACCCGTTACTCCTCTTAAGGATGGATTTACGGAG GTCCAGCTGTCCTCAGTTAGTCCCCCATCTTTGTCACCACCAGGAACTGCAGGAATTGAGCAGAGTCTGTCTGGCCTTTCTATTAGCTCATCTCCACCAGCGGTCAGCAGTGTTCTCAGTACAG gtGTACCAACTGTACCATTGTTGCCGCAAGTAAACCAATCCCTTGCTTCTGTGCCACCAGTGAACCCAGCTACTACATTACCAA GTCTGATGCCTTTGACAGGAGGGCTGCCTAACCTCTCCaacctccccagcctccccaaCTTCAACCTCCCTGCTCCGCACATCATGCCAGGGGTCACCTTGCCGGAGCTCGGGAACCCGG GTTTGCCACCTCTTCCCTCCTTGCCTCCCCGAAACTTAACTGGCATTGCACCTCTCCCCTTGCCGTCCGAGTTTCTCCCGCCATTCCCTTTGGTTCCCGAGGGCTCTTCCGCAGCCAGCGCTGGGGAGCCACTGTCTTCCCTTCCTGCCACGGGCCCACCTTCTGACCCTGCCATGACTACTGCAAAAGCAGAGGTTGCCTCCTCACTCACTGTGGATGTGACGGCCCCTGCTTCCAAGGTCCCTGCCACTGTTGAGGACAGAGTCGGCGACTCCACCCCAGCCATCGAGAAGTCTGTTTCTGCAGTTACGGATGCAAATGCTTCTGAGTCTTCTTAG